From Streptomyces sp. HUAS MG91, the proteins below share one genomic window:
- a CDS encoding SPW_0924 family protein — translation MRALIAAAIGLAVALALVLTISAVGAPTGRTSPKPLLTTVPEHP, via the coding sequence ATGCGTGCCCTCATCGCGGCGGCGATCGGTCTTGCCGTGGCCCTCGCCCTCGTCCTCACCATCTCGGCGGTCGGCGCCCCGACGGGCAGGACGTCCCCGAAACCCCTGCTCACCACCGTCCCCGAACACCCGTGA
- a CDS encoding class I SAM-dependent methyltransferase, which translates to MEAYDPSSSPNTVDEDSTATRRDADTTESARANRGWWDRNADEYQIEHGTFLGDDRFVWGPEGLDEVEAELLGPPEDLAGKDVLEIGAGAAQCSRWLAAQGARPVALDLSHRQLQHAQRIQDGSAIRVPLVEADAGVLPFRDGSFDLACSAYGALPFIADQVRVLREVHRVLRPGGRFVFSVTHPIRWAFPDEPGPEGLTVSASYFDRTPYVEQDDEGRAVYVEHHRTIGDRVRDVVAGGFRLVDLVEPEWPAWNTQEWGGWSPLRGNLIPGSAILVCERDDRA; encoded by the coding sequence ATTGAAGCGTACGACCCGTCGTCCTCCCCGAACACGGTCGACGAGGACTCCACGGCCACCCGGCGTGACGCGGACACCACGGAGAGCGCGCGGGCCAACCGCGGCTGGTGGGACCGGAACGCGGACGAGTACCAGATCGAGCACGGCACGTTCCTCGGCGACGACCGTTTCGTCTGGGGCCCCGAGGGGCTCGACGAGGTGGAGGCCGAGCTGCTCGGCCCGCCCGAGGACCTGGCCGGCAAGGACGTCCTGGAGATCGGAGCGGGTGCGGCCCAGTGCTCGCGCTGGCTGGCCGCGCAGGGCGCCCGGCCCGTCGCCCTGGACCTCTCGCACCGCCAGCTCCAGCACGCGCAGCGCATCCAGGACGGGTCCGCGATCCGGGTGCCGCTGGTGGAGGCGGACGCGGGCGTGCTCCCGTTCCGGGACGGCTCCTTCGACCTGGCCTGCTCCGCGTACGGCGCGCTCCCCTTCATCGCGGACCAGGTGCGGGTGCTGCGCGAGGTGCACCGGGTGCTGCGGCCGGGCGGCCGCTTCGTCTTCTCCGTCACGCACCCGATCCGCTGGGCGTTCCCCGACGAGCCGGGCCCCGAGGGCCTGACCGTCTCGGCCTCCTACTTCGACCGCACCCCTTATGTGGAGCAGGACGACGAGGGGCGGGCGGTGTACGTCGAGCACCACCGCACGATCGGGGACCGGGTCCGCGACGTGGTGGCCGGCGGCTTCCGCCTGGTGGACCTGGTCGAGCCGGAGTGGCCCGCGTGGAACACGCAGGAGTGGGGCGGCTGGTCGCCGCTGCGCGGCAATCTGATCCCGGGCTCCGCGATCCTCGTCTGCGAGCGGGACGACCGGGCCTAG
- the rpsA gene encoding 30S ribosomal protein S1, with amino-acid sequence MTSSTETTATTPQVAVNDIGNEEAFLAAIDETIKYFNDGDIVDGVIVKVDRDEVLLDIGYKTEGVIPSRELSIKHDVDPNEVVAVGDEIEALVLQKEDKEGRLILSKKRAQYERAWGTIEKIKEEDGIVTGTVIEVVKGGLILDIGLRGFLPASLVEMRRVRDLQPYVGKELEAKIIELDKNRNNVVLSRRAWLEQTQSEVRQTFLTTLQKGQVRSGVVSSIVNFGAFVDLGGVDGLVHVSELSWKHIDHPSEVVEVGQEVTVEVLDVDMDRERVSLSLKATQEDPWQQFARTHQIGQVVPGKVTKLVPFGAFVRVDEGIEGLVHISELAERHVEIPEQVVQVNDEIFVKVIDIDLERRRISLSLKQANEAFGADPSAVEFDPTLYGMAASYDDQGNYIYPEGFDPETNDWLEGFETQREAWETQYAEAQQRFEQHQAQVIKSREADAQAEAEGAVAGAGAAPAASGGGGSYSSESDDNSGALASDEALAALREKLAGGQS; translated from the coding sequence ATGACGAGCAGCACCGAGACCACCGCCACCACCCCGCAGGTTGCGGTCAACGACATCGGTAACGAGGAAGCTTTCCTCGCCGCCATCGACGAGACGATCAAGTACTTCAACGATGGCGACATCGTCGACGGCGTCATCGTCAAGGTTGACCGGGACGAGGTTCTCCTCGACATCGGTTACAAGACCGAAGGTGTCATCCCGAGCCGCGAGCTCTCGATCAAGCACGACGTCGACCCGAACGAGGTCGTGGCGGTCGGCGACGAGATCGAGGCCCTGGTTCTCCAGAAGGAGGACAAGGAAGGCCGTCTCATCCTGTCCAAGAAGCGCGCTCAGTACGAGCGTGCCTGGGGCACGATCGAGAAGATCAAGGAAGAGGACGGCATCGTCACCGGTACCGTCATCGAGGTCGTCAAGGGTGGTCTCATCCTCGACATCGGCCTCCGTGGCTTCCTGCCGGCCTCCCTCGTCGAGATGCGCCGCGTGCGCGACCTCCAGCCTTACGTGGGCAAGGAGCTCGAGGCGAAGATCATCGAGCTGGACAAGAACCGCAACAACGTGGTCCTGTCCCGCCGTGCCTGGCTCGAGCAGACCCAGTCCGAGGTGCGCCAGACGTTCCTCACCACCCTCCAGAAGGGTCAGGTCCGCTCCGGCGTCGTCTCCTCGATCGTCAACTTCGGTGCCTTCGTGGACCTGGGTGGCGTCGACGGTCTCGTCCACGTCTCCGAGCTCTCCTGGAAGCACATCGACCACCCGTCCGAGGTTGTCGAGGTCGGCCAGGAAGTCACCGTCGAGGTCCTCGACGTCGACATGGACCGCGAGCGTGTCTCCCTGTCGCTGAAGGCGACGCAGGAGGACCCGTGGCAGCAGTTCGCCCGTACCCACCAGATCGGCCAGGTCGTCCCGGGTAAGGTCACGAAGCTGGTTCCGTTCGGTGCGTTCGTCCGCGTGGACGAGGGCATCGAGGGTCTGGTCCACATCTCCGAGCTGGCCGAGCGCCACGTGGAGATCCCGGAGCAGGTCGTCCAGGTCAACGACGAGATCTTCGTCAAGGTCATCGACATCGACCTCGAGCGCCGCCGCATCAGCCTCTCGCTGAAGCAGGCCAACGAGGCCTTCGGCGCCGACCCGTCGGCCGTCGAGTTCGACCCGACCCTGTACGGCATGGCCGCGTCCTACGACGACCAGGGCAACTACATCTACCCCGAGGGCTTCGACCCCGAGACCAACGACTGGCTCGAGGGCTTCGAGACCCAGCGCGAGGCCTGGGAGACCCAGTACGCCGAGGCGCAGCAGCGCTTCGAGCAGCACCAGGCTCAGGTCATCAAGTCCCGCGAGGCCGACGCCCAGGCCGAGGCCGAGGGTGCCGTCGCCGGCGCCGGCGCGGCCCCGGCTGCCTCCGGTGGCGGCGGTTCGTACTCCTCGGAGTCGGACGACAACTCCGGTGCGCTTGCTTCGGACGAGGCGCTTGCCGCCCTTCGCGAGAAGCTGGCCGGTGGTCAGAGCTGA
- the hrpB gene encoding ATP-dependent helicase HrpB, with amino-acid sequence MIRSDALSALPVRSAVPALRRALDGSGAAVLVAPPGTGKTTLVPLVLAGLLDEGAPVRRVVVAEPRRIAARAAARRMAWLLGERVGERVGYTVRGERTVGPGTCVEVVTTGVLLQRLQRDQELSGVDVVMLDEVHERHLDADTVAAFLWDVRQALRPELELVAASATTDAQGWARLLGDAPVVEAEGVTHPVEVVWAPPAAPVRPPHGMRVDPALLTHVASVVRRALAERPGDVLCFLPGVGEIARVAGQLGSPGGDSADIEVLQVHGRAPAAVQDAVLSAGARRRVVLATAVAESSLTVPGVRVVVDAGLAREPRVDHARGLSALTTVRASRAAGTQRAGRAGREAPGVVYRCWAEAEDGRLPRFPSPEIKVADLTAFALQVACWGDPEASGLALLDAPPGGAMAAAREVLVAVGAVAAGSGRVTERGQRLARLGLHPRLGRALVDAAPVVSARRAAEVVALLSEEPPRGYGDDLGQALRLARRGGDAYAGRWAAEVRRLSRVASEGPGGSGAALSDERAAGIVAALAFPERVARRSGGSYLMASGTRADVGDGSALRDAAWLAVAVADRPVGAGHARVRLGAVVDEETARWAAAQLASEGDEVVWSDGELVARHVIRLGAVELTVRPLRDPSPALVREGLLEGLRREGLGLLRWGREADALRQRLAFLRRHVGEPWPDVSDEALYARVDDWLEPELGRARRRADLARIDAGAALRRLLPWAGGDAARFDELAPERITVPSGSSVRVDYADPEQPVLAVKLQEMFGLQETPAVAGVPVLVHLLSPAGRPAAVTADLASFWRDGYRSVRADLRGRYPKHPWPEDPATAEPTRHTNARLRR; translated from the coding sequence GTGATCCGCAGTGATGCCCTCTCCGCCCTGCCCGTCCGGTCCGCCGTGCCCGCGCTGCGGCGCGCGCTCGACGGGTCCGGGGCCGCCGTGCTCGTCGCGCCGCCCGGCACCGGCAAGACCACGCTCGTACCCCTGGTCCTCGCGGGCCTGCTCGACGAGGGCGCCCCGGTCCGCCGGGTCGTGGTGGCCGAGCCGCGGCGGATCGCGGCGCGGGCGGCGGCCCGGCGGATGGCGTGGCTGCTGGGCGAGCGGGTCGGGGAGCGGGTCGGTTACACGGTGCGCGGCGAGCGGACCGTCGGCCCCGGCACCTGTGTCGAGGTCGTCACCACCGGCGTGCTGCTCCAGCGGCTCCAGCGCGACCAGGAGCTGTCCGGCGTCGACGTGGTGATGCTCGACGAGGTGCACGAGCGGCATCTCGACGCGGACACCGTGGCCGCCTTCCTGTGGGACGTGCGCCAGGCGCTGCGGCCGGAGCTCGAACTGGTCGCGGCGTCGGCGACCACGGACGCGCAGGGCTGGGCGCGGCTGCTCGGGGACGCGCCGGTCGTCGAGGCCGAGGGGGTCACGCACCCGGTGGAGGTGGTGTGGGCGCCACCGGCCGCGCCGGTGCGGCCGCCGCACGGGATGCGGGTGGATCCGGCGCTGCTGACACACGTGGCGTCGGTGGTGCGGCGCGCGCTGGCCGAACGGCCGGGCGACGTGCTGTGTTTCCTGCCGGGCGTCGGCGAGATCGCGCGGGTGGCCGGACAACTGGGGAGTCCCGGCGGGGACAGCGCCGACATCGAAGTGCTCCAGGTGCACGGGCGGGCACCCGCCGCCGTGCAGGACGCGGTGCTCTCGGCGGGCGCGCGGCGCCGGGTGGTGCTGGCCACGGCCGTCGCGGAGTCGTCGCTGACGGTGCCGGGGGTGCGGGTCGTCGTGGACGCCGGTCTGGCCCGCGAGCCCCGCGTCGACCACGCGCGCGGGCTGAGCGCCCTGACGACCGTACGGGCGTCTCGCGCGGCCGGGACGCAGCGCGCGGGCCGCGCCGGACGCGAGGCGCCCGGGGTGGTGTACCGGTGCTGGGCGGAGGCGGAGGACGGGCGGCTGCCGCGGTTCCCCTCGCCCGAGATCAAGGTGGCGGACCTGACGGCGTTCGCGCTCCAAGTGGCGTGCTGGGGCGATCCGGAGGCGTCCGGTCTGGCGCTGCTCGACGCGCCGCCCGGCGGGGCGATGGCGGCGGCGCGCGAGGTGCTGGTGGCGGTCGGGGCGGTCGCGGCCGGTTCGGGGCGGGTGACGGAGCGCGGGCAGCGGCTCGCGCGTCTCGGGCTGCATCCGCGGCTCGGGCGCGCGCTGGTCGACGCGGCGCCGGTGGTGTCCGCGCGGCGGGCCGCCGAGGTCGTCGCCCTGCTGAGCGAGGAGCCGCCGCGCGGTTACGGGGACGATCTCGGGCAGGCCCTGCGGCTCGCCCGGCGCGGGGGCGACGCGTATGCCGGGCGGTGGGCCGCGGAGGTGCGGCGGCTCTCCCGGGTCGCGTCCGAGGGGCCCGGCGGGAGCGGTGCCGCCCTGTCCGACGAGCGCGCCGCCGGGATCGTCGCCGCCCTGGCGTTCCCGGAGCGGGTGGCGCGGCGCTCGGGCGGGTCGTATCTGATGGCGTCGGGCACCCGGGCCGACGTCGGGGACGGGTCCGCGCTGCGGGACGCCGCGTGGCTGGCCGTCGCCGTGGCCGACCGGCCCGTCGGCGCCGGGCACGCGCGCGTGCGGCTCGGGGCCGTGGTCGACGAGGAGACCGCCCGGTGGGCCGCCGCACAGCTGGCGTCGGAGGGCGACGAAGTCGTCTGGTCGGACGGCGAGTTGGTGGCCCGGCACGTCATCCGGCTCGGGGCGGTCGAGCTGACGGTGCGACCGCTGCGGGACCCGTCCCCCGCCCTCGTACGGGAGGGGCTGCTGGAGGGGCTGCGACGGGAGGGGCTCGGGCTGCTGCGCTGGGGGCGGGAGGCGGACGCGCTGCGGCAGCGGCTGGCCTTCCTGCGGCGGCACGTCGGTGAGCCGTGGCCGGACGTGAGCGACGAGGCCCTTTACGCGCGCGTGGACGACTGGCTGGAGCCGGAGCTGGGGCGGGCCCGGCGGCGCGCGGATCTGGCCCGGATCGACGCCGGGGCGGCGCTGCGGCGGCTGCTGCCGTGGGCGGGCGGGGACGCGGCGCGCTTCGACGAGCTGGCCCCGGAGCGGATCACGGTGCCGAGCGGGTCGTCGGTGCGGGTGGACTACGCCGATCCCGAACAGCCGGTGCTGGCGGTGAAGTTGCAGGAGATGTTCGGGCTCCAGGAGACGCCGGCCGTGGCGGGGGTGCCGGTCCTCGTCCACCTGCTCTCCCCCGCCGGGCGGCCCGCCGCCGTCACCGCCGACCTGGCCTCGTTCTGGCGGGACGGCTACCGGTCGGTGCGGGCCGATCTGCGCGGCCGGTACCCGAAGCACCCGTGGCCGGAGGACCCGGCGACGGCGGAGCCGACCCGGCACACGAACGCGCGGCTCAGACGCTGA
- a CDS encoding DUF3068 domain-containing protein — MRRKASLILLAFAVFFTAMSPLMRWYAFPRLAKIPANQYQTMVLEAKNATLVDYGTMQAKKVPKLTVVQTLKGNVEASDKIEKSAGRDVVVWDGLSYIVGPDGKFVSQIPERYIFDAHSQEPVHATGESVDGDPVTREGIEFKWPFLTEKRDYEYFDARARITRPIHYKDTEDFRGVTVYRFEQTIPWTKVPFPKKMPVKGITAESVAKTGTEMWYTTVRTFLVDPTTGAPVYGEEKHKEEMRGGTLLGGDGKKVTAFAGDVKMREDYIKDTVDLVKSQRTLVLLLTSYLPWGFLILGVLLLALALWLEARGRRPGEPEPHAPAEPEPVSV; from the coding sequence ATGCGCCGCAAGGCAAGCCTGATCCTGCTCGCCTTCGCCGTGTTCTTCACGGCGATGTCCCCGCTGATGCGCTGGTACGCGTTCCCCCGGCTGGCGAAGATCCCGGCGAACCAGTACCAGACGATGGTCCTGGAGGCGAAGAACGCCACCCTCGTCGACTACGGCACCATGCAGGCCAAGAAGGTCCCCAAGCTCACCGTCGTGCAGACCCTCAAGGGCAACGTCGAGGCGTCCGACAAGATCGAGAAGAGCGCCGGGCGGGACGTCGTCGTCTGGGACGGCCTCAGCTACATCGTGGGCCCCGACGGCAAGTTCGTCTCCCAGATCCCCGAGCGCTACATCTTCGACGCGCACAGCCAGGAACCCGTGCACGCGACCGGCGAATCCGTCGACGGCGACCCGGTCACGCGCGAGGGCATCGAGTTCAAGTGGCCGTTCCTGACCGAGAAGCGGGACTACGAGTACTTCGACGCCCGCGCCCGCATCACCCGCCCCATCCACTACAAGGACACCGAGGACTTCCGCGGCGTCACCGTCTACCGCTTCGAGCAGACCATCCCCTGGACCAAGGTGCCCTTCCCCAAGAAGATGCCGGTCAAGGGCATCACGGCCGAATCCGTCGCCAAGACCGGCACCGAGATGTGGTACACGACCGTACGCACCTTCCTGGTCGACCCCACCACCGGCGCCCCCGTCTACGGCGAGGAGAAGCACAAGGAGGAGATGCGCGGCGGCACCCTGCTCGGCGGCGACGGCAAGAAGGTCACCGCGTTCGCCGGCGACGTGAAGATGCGCGAGGACTACATCAAGGACACCGTCGACCTGGTCAAGTCCCAGCGCACCCTGGTCCTGCTCCTCACCTCCTACCTCCCCTGGGGCTTCCTGATCCTCGGCGTCCTGCTGCTCGCCCTGGCCCTGTGGCTGGAGGCCCGCGGCCGCCGTCCCGGCGAGCCCGAACCGCACGCACCGGCCGAGCCGGAGCCGGTCAGCGTCTGA